The following coding sequences are from one Deltaproteobacteria bacterium window:
- the ftsY gene encoding signal recognition particle-docking protein FtsY — MDADADQQPLPGSSPRILSQEEGAGPEGRPRFFRRLRERMGRTRGFIRRMDALLLGKRQIDPELLEELEELLVTSDVGVKAVTEIFDQIRDEVKRRELSDPAVLRDRIRERILGFLQIPTPPLSWLPAPFVLLVVGVNGVGKTTTIAKLAHHLVREGRSVLLVAADTFRAAAGEQLEAWGKRIGCPVVRHQEGADPSSVAFDGVDAGIRRGADVIIVDTAGRLHTKVNLMEELKKIRRVIGKKLPGAPNEVFLVLDATTGQNALAQARLFKEAADVTGIVLTKLDGTAKGGIVVSIARELSIPIRYIGVGEAMEDLRSFDPEEFVDALFAKDDCAAKT, encoded by the coding sequence ATGGACGCAGACGCCGACCAACAGCCCTTGCCCGGGTCTTCTCCGCGGATTTTGTCCCAGGAAGAGGGTGCCGGCCCCGAGGGCAGACCCCGTTTCTTCCGAAGGCTTCGGGAGCGGATGGGAAGGACCCGGGGGTTCATTCGCAGGATGGACGCCCTTCTCCTCGGGAAAAGGCAGATCGATCCCGAACTCTTGGAAGAACTCGAGGAGCTTCTCGTCACGTCGGATGTGGGGGTCAAGGCCGTGACTGAGATCTTCGATCAGATCCGGGATGAGGTGAAACGCCGTGAGCTTTCTGACCCGGCCGTCCTGAGGGATCGCATTCGGGAAAGGATCCTTGGCTTTCTTCAGATCCCTACCCCTCCGCTGTCCTGGCTCCCAGCGCCATTTGTCCTTCTCGTGGTCGGGGTGAACGGTGTGGGAAAGACCACCACCATCGCAAAGCTCGCCCATCATCTTGTCCGTGAAGGAAGGTCGGTCCTGCTCGTGGCCGCGGATACCTTCCGTGCCGCGGCAGGTGAACAGCTCGAGGCCTGGGGAAAGAGGATCGGATGCCCGGTGGTCCGACATCAGGAAGGGGCTGATCCTTCGTCGGTCGCCTTTGACGGTGTGGATGCGGGCATCAGGCGGGGGGCCGACGTCATAATCGTGGACACGGCAGGCCGTCTCCACACCAAGGTCAACCTCATGGAGGAACTCAAGAAGATCCGGCGCGTGATCGGGAAAAAACTGCCCGGGGCCCCAAACGAGGTCTTTCTTGTCCTGGACGCCACGACCGGCCAGAATGCACTTGCCCAGGCGAGGCTTTTCAAGGAGGCGGCGGACGTGACCGGCATCGTCCTGACCAAGCTCGACGGCACGGCAAAGGGCGGAATCGTGGTCAGCATTGCCAGGGAGCTTTCCATCCCCATTCGCTACATCGGAGTAGGCGAGGCCATGGAAGACCTCCGTTCTTTCGATCCCGAGGAATTTGTAGACGCCCTTTTTGCAAAGGATGATTGCGCTGCAAAAACCTAA
- a CDS encoding integration host factor subunit beta — protein sequence MNKSQIIDTLARESGISQEVSEYVVNEFFRIMTEALVRGEGIEIRGFGSFSVREYEPYIGRNPRTGEKVMVGPKKLPFFKVGKDLRDRVMNSSPPTQ from the coding sequence ATGAACAAATCCCAGATCATCGACACCTTGGCGCGGGAAAGTGGCATCAGCCAGGAAGTCTCAGAATACGTGGTCAACGAATTCTTCCGCATCATGACTGAGGCCCTCGTCCGTGGGGAAGGAATCGAGATTCGGGGATTCGGAAGCTTTTCGGTCCGAGAATATGAGCCGTATATAGGAAGAAATCCCCGAACTGGAGAGAAGGTCATGGTAGGTCCCAAAAAACTCCCCTTCTTCAAGGTGGGCAAGGACCTGCGGGACAGGGTCATGAATTCATCTCCCCCCACCCAATGA
- the purM gene encoding phosphoribosylformylglycinamidine cyclo-ligase has product MGEQKASRYAEAGVDIETADRFIGQIRPLVSSTYKRGVITEIGGFAGLFALDRDRYQEPILVASTDGVGTKLKIAFMAGVHNTVGIDLVAMCVNDILVCGAQPLFFLDYFATGKLDPDIAVQVVSGIAAGCREASCSLIGGETAEMPGMYHANEYDLAGFVVGVVERGKIVDGSEIGVGHSIIALSSSGLHSNGFSLVRKICFSELGLSLADRIPELGDMTLGEILLAPTRIYANTILHLLKHFRIHGMAHITGGGLLGNIPRVLPRKCKAVIKKGSWDVPPVFSYLQKKGRVPEEEMFRVFNNGIGMVLFVPEAEVPDLLFQVQAFGEQAWMIGWVEERGDEPPVVFTES; this is encoded by the coding sequence ATGGGTGAACAGAAGGCCTCACGGTATGCTGAGGCCGGGGTAGATATCGAAACCGCAGATCGGTTCATCGGCCAGATCCGTCCTCTTGTCTCTTCTACCTACAAACGGGGGGTCATTACGGAGATAGGGGGGTTTGCCGGTCTCTTTGCCCTGGATCGGGATCGGTACCAGGAGCCCATCCTTGTGGCATCTACGGACGGGGTGGGAACCAAGCTCAAGATTGCCTTCATGGCAGGGGTCCACAACACGGTAGGAATCGATCTCGTCGCCATGTGTGTCAACGATATCCTCGTCTGTGGGGCCCAACCCCTCTTTTTTCTCGACTATTTCGCTACTGGAAAACTTGATCCGGACATTGCCGTCCAGGTCGTTTCCGGGATCGCCGCCGGGTGCCGAGAGGCCTCATGTTCCCTCATCGGAGGAGAGACTGCGGAGATGCCGGGGATGTATCATGCGAACGAATACGATCTTGCGGGTTTCGTCGTGGGGGTTGTCGAGCGGGGCAAAATTGTCGACGGATCCGAGATCGGAGTAGGGCACTCCATCATCGCCCTCTCATCGAGCGGCCTCCACAGTAATGGCTTTTCCCTGGTCAGGAAGATCTGTTTCAGCGAACTGGGTCTTTCACTAGCGGACCGGATCCCCGAACTTGGCGACATGACCCTCGGAGAGATCCTTCTTGCGCCGACTCGCATCTACGCCAACACGATCCTTCACCTCCTCAAACATTTCCGTATCCACGGGATGGCGCACATAACCGGAGGCGGTCTCCTCGGCAACATACCCCGCGTCCTGCCCCGCAAGTGCAAGGCGGTTATCAAGAAAGGGAGCTGGGATGTGCCGCCTGTATTCAGTTATCTCCAGAAAAAGGGGCGTGTGCCGGAAGAGGAGATGTTTCGAGTCTTCAACAACGGGATCGGGATGGTCTTGTTCGTTCCAGAGGCTGAGGTTCCGGACCTCCTCTTTCAGGTCCAGGCATTCGGTGAGCAGGCATGGATGATTGGATGGGTGGAGGAGCGTGGGGACGAACCGCCTGTCGTCTTCACGGAGTCTTAA
- a CDS encoding iron-containing alcohol dehydrogenase, with translation MLNFEYHNPVRIVFGKGSISELSRLVPDGRILMTYGRGSIKQNGVYDQVMEALKGRDVIEFGGIEPNPTYETCMRAVEIAKKESVAFLLAVGGGSVIDGTKFIAAASRYSRNDPWEILSMRAEVREAVPLGVVLTLPATGSEMNTFSVISRSETREKLPFSSHHVAPRFSILDPETTYSLPERYLRNGIVDAFVHVMEQFATYDVNTPLQDRQALAIVETLVEIAPMVLSNPPDYNTRATFMWCATQALNGSISCGVVQDWSTHMIGHELTAFFGLDHGESLAVVLPGVWHHQIQEKSEKLALLGQRIWGISGVSTLDAAERCIQATEAFFRGLGMKTRLGEYGIKGHEIDMVVDRFQGRGTVLGERRDMGPGEIRQILLSRL, from the coding sequence ATGCTCAATTTCGAATATCACAACCCGGTGAGGATCGTCTTCGGTAAGGGTTCTATTAGTGAACTTTCCCGTTTGGTCCCTGACGGAAGGATCCTCATGACCTATGGCAGAGGCTCCATCAAACAAAACGGGGTTTACGACCAGGTGATGGAGGCCCTTAAAGGGAGGGATGTTATCGAATTCGGTGGCATCGAGCCCAATCCCACCTATGAAACATGTATGAGGGCCGTCGAGATTGCAAAGAAGGAGTCCGTAGCGTTTCTCCTCGCTGTAGGCGGAGGAAGCGTCATCGACGGGACCAAGTTTATCGCTGCCGCATCCCGTTATTCTCGGAATGATCCATGGGAGATCCTCTCGATGCGTGCCGAGGTCCGGGAAGCCGTCCCCCTTGGGGTGGTCCTGACCCTTCCTGCCACCGGCTCTGAGATGAATACCTTTTCCGTCATCTCTCGGTCGGAGACCCGGGAAAAGCTCCCCTTCAGCTCTCACCACGTGGCCCCGAGGTTTTCCATTCTGGATCCTGAGACCACGTACTCGCTCCCGGAGCGCTACCTGAGAAACGGGATCGTGGATGCCTTTGTCCATGTCATGGAACAGTTTGCCACCTATGACGTGAACACCCCGCTACAGGACCGTCAGGCACTTGCCATCGTGGAGACCCTCGTGGAGATCGCGCCCATGGTGTTATCGAATCCTCCCGACTATAATACCCGGGCCACGTTCATGTGGTGCGCCACCCAGGCCCTGAATGGATCCATTTCCTGCGGGGTTGTTCAGGACTGGTCAACACACATGATCGGGCATGAGCTCACGGCCTTTTTCGGGCTTGACCATGGAGAATCCCTCGCCGTCGTCCTGCCGGGTGTCTGGCATCACCAGATCCAGGAGAAGTCGGAGAAATTGGCCCTGCTTGGCCAGAGGATCTGGGGGATATCCGGCGTTTCGACCCTGGACGCAGCAGAGAGATGCATCCAGGCAACCGAAGCGTTCTTCCGGGGTCTCGGCATGAAGACACGTCTTGGCGAATACGGTATCAAAGGGCATGAGATAGACATGGTCGTGGATCGGTTCCAGGGGCGTGGAACGGTCTTAGGAGAACGGCGGGATATGGGACCAGGCGAGATCCGCCAGATCCTCCTTTCGAGACTGTAA
- a CDS encoding M42 family peptidase produces MDFDLLKRLVEAPGVSGQEDKVREIVIDALCGPGFERETDPLGNLVIHVPGSGPKVLLDAHMDEVGFLVQSVDLATGFIRFVTAGGVDPRVAYGQPVLVWGREPLRGAIGAVPPHLISGKNGDMDRVPPVEDLFIDTGLPAERICACVSPGDQITFLSNWHLDPDAVHGKALDDRIGLFVMIEAALRASRDVACDLYLAASVQEEAGLRGAGPLTRRIRPDIAIAIEGTVANDLPGVPHHKTLARLGEGPEIRLSDGRFIADRAISSFLVRCAQDAGIPHQVVVKKVGGTNAAAYQVEGTGARATALSVPVRYIHSPVSVARRADIENTVTLLVEFLRRVREFTPC; encoded by the coding sequence ATGGACTTCGATCTTCTCAAGCGACTCGTAGAGGCCCCTGGCGTTTCCGGGCAGGAAGACAAGGTTCGAGAAATCGTCATCGATGCCCTATGCGGGCCTGGATTCGAAAGGGAAACAGATCCCTTAGGAAACCTCGTCATACACGTTCCTGGAAGCGGCCCCAAGGTCCTCTTGGATGCCCACATGGACGAGGTAGGCTTCCTCGTCCAGTCAGTGGACCTGGCAACCGGATTTATCCGATTCGTGACCGCCGGAGGGGTGGACCCCCGCGTTGCTTACGGGCAGCCTGTCCTCGTCTGGGGACGCGAGCCCCTGCGGGGTGCCATCGGGGCCGTCCCTCCCCATCTCATCTCCGGCAAGAACGGAGATATGGACCGGGTGCCCCCTGTGGAAGACCTCTTCATCGACACTGGGCTTCCGGCGGAAAGGATCTGCGCCTGCGTCTCACCCGGAGACCAGATCACATTCCTTTCCAACTGGCATCTCGACCCGGATGCCGTCCATGGGAAGGCCCTCGACGACCGTATCGGGCTCTTTGTCATGATCGAGGCCGCCTTGCGCGCATCTCGGGACGTGGCGTGCGATCTGTACCTTGCGGCCTCTGTTCAGGAAGAGGCCGGACTCCGGGGCGCAGGCCCCCTGACACGAAGGATCAGGCCTGACATCGCCATCGCCATTGAAGGGACCGTTGCCAACGATCTACCTGGTGTGCCGCATCACAAGACCCTTGCCCGTCTCGGCGAAGGGCCTGAGATTCGGCTCTCGGACGGGCGGTTCATCGCGGACCGGGCCATCTCCTCCTTTCTCGTCCGCTGTGCACAAGACGCAGGGATTCCCCATCAGGTAGTGGTAAAGAAGGTCGGGGGGACGAATGCAGCGGCCTACCAGGTGGAAGGGACCGGAGCCCGTGCCACCGCCCTCTCCGTACCCGTCCGATACATCCACTCCCCAGTCTCTGTCGCACGAAGGGCAGACATAGAAAACACTGTCACCCTCCTCGTGGAGTTCCTGCGGAGGGTCCGGGAATTTACGCCCTGCTGA
- a CDS encoding energy-coupling factor ABC transporter ATP-binding protein — protein MVSAVVLIELRDVIFGFPRGERILDGISFSVKDGERIGLTGGNGAGKSTLFQIALGLLRPEGGAVLLWGKECRREEDFREGRRRIGLVFQDPDDQLFCPSVIEDVAFGPMNLGLSALDARQRSYWVLEGLGISHLADRPPHHLSGGEKRLVSIATVLSMQPEVLFLDEPTEGLDEVSFERVISVIKGYPARALVVVSHDPAVLDALTTERHVLKGGRISRA, from the coding sequence ATGGTTTCTGCCGTGGTCCTCATAGAACTTCGTGACGTCATCTTTGGTTTCCCCCGGGGAGAGAGGATCCTGGATGGTATCTCCTTCAGCGTGAAGGACGGGGAGAGAATCGGGCTCACAGGAGGTAACGGGGCGGGCAAATCCACGCTCTTTCAGATCGCCCTCGGGCTTCTCAGGCCTGAGGGAGGTGCAGTCCTATTGTGGGGCAAAGAGTGCAGGCGGGAGGAAGACTTCCGGGAGGGGAGGCGCCGGATCGGCCTCGTCTTCCAGGACCCTGACGATCAGCTCTTCTGCCCGAGCGTCATCGAGGATGTGGCTTTCGGCCCTATGAACCTGGGACTTTCGGCCTTGGATGCAAGGCAGAGGTCCTATTGGGTCCTCGAAGGTCTCGGCATATCCCATCTTGCGGATCGCCCTCCCCATCACCTCTCGGGCGGGGAGAAGAGACTCGTTTCCATTGCCACGGTCCTTTCCATGCAGCCTGAGGTCCTTTTTCTCGATGAACCTACAGAGGGCCTGGACGAGGTCTCTTTCGAGCGGGTGATCTCTGTGATAAAGGGATATCCGGCCCGTGCCCTCGTCGTCGTTTCTCACGATCCTGCTGTTCTCGACGCCCTCACAACAGAGCGCCATGTACTTAAGGGTGGAAGGATCAGCAGGGCGTAA
- the cbiQ gene encoding cobalt ECF transporter T component CbiQ, with translation MPCEHFANGSSPLHRADPRLKIVEAAAFAVMTASISGFVPQIFAFGVAAVLVFLARLDLRELVRRLLIVNVFIFLLALILPWSVPGQVFLSLGPFHASIEGARKAASIAVKCNAIVLANMALLSTSTVFSLAHALSHLRVPAKLVQLFFFSWRYLHVLEEEFETLMRALAARGFAPRSDLLTYRTYANLIGILFLRGFDRGERVHQAMLCRGFEGRYWLLTHFRYSSTDFVLAASIGAALVAVAVCEWFLPWSS, from the coding sequence ATGCCGTGTGAACACTTTGCAAATGGTTCATCACCCCTGCACCGAGCAGACCCCCGTCTGAAGATCGTCGAGGCCGCGGCCTTTGCCGTCATGACCGCCTCTATTTCGGGTTTTGTCCCCCAGATCTTTGCCTTCGGGGTGGCGGCAGTGCTCGTTTTTCTCGCCCGGCTCGATCTTCGCGAGCTTGTACGTCGTCTCCTCATCGTCAATGTCTTCATCTTTCTTCTTGCCCTGATACTTCCATGGTCTGTCCCCGGCCAGGTTTTCCTTTCTCTCGGCCCTTTTCACGCCTCCATCGAGGGCGCTCGTAAGGCAGCCTCTATCGCCGTAAAATGTAACGCTATAGTGCTTGCAAACATGGCCTTGCTTTCCACCTCGACCGTCTTTTCCCTGGCCCATGCCCTTTCTCACCTTCGGGTCCCCGCAAAGCTCGTCCAGCTCTTTTTCTTTTCGTGGCGGTATCTCCACGTCCTTGAGGAAGAGTTCGAGACGCTCATGCGCGCACTTGCGGCACGGGGTTTTGCCCCGCGGTCCGATCTCCTGACCTACAGGACATATGCTAACCTCATCGGGATCCTTTTCCTGCGCGGTTTCGACCGTGGGGAGCGGGTCCATCAGGCCATGCTCTGCCGGGGGTTCGAGGGACGATACTGGCTTCTTACGCATTTCAGGTACTCATCTACTGACTTTGTTTTGGCAGCGTCCATTGGCGCCGCTCTTGTCGCGGTAGCTGTCTGCGAATGGTTTCTGCCGTGGTCCTCATAG
- the cbiM gene encoding cobalt transporter CbiM: protein MHISEGVLSLSVLAFGGATALVGLAFGIRRLDPNDIPKTALLTAAFFLASLVHVPIGPSSVHLILNGFLGVLLGWSAFPAIFTALVLQAVLFQFGGLTTLGVNTVIMAVPAIFFGLPVRWLIGKKVLPVRTVVLASGAAGACSVLGSGLLAAASLALSGEAFLGVARLILLAHLPVAGIEAVITSLSVAALLRMRPEMILIGRRGDPLQDARTHSAGTCLSCEKKGAGEAAERGSRTDRIAKT, encoded by the coding sequence GTGCACATCTCTGAAGGGGTCCTTTCCCTCTCCGTTCTCGCCTTTGGAGGCGCCACTGCGCTTGTGGGTCTCGCCTTTGGCATCAGGCGTCTCGACCCGAACGACATTCCAAAGACCGCCCTTCTGACTGCGGCCTTTTTCCTCGCCTCCCTCGTTCATGTGCCCATAGGCCCGAGCAGCGTCCATCTGATCTTGAACGGATTCTTGGGCGTTCTTCTCGGATGGTCGGCGTTTCCTGCGATTTTCACTGCCCTTGTTTTACAGGCCGTCCTTTTCCAGTTTGGTGGGCTCACAACGCTTGGGGTGAACACTGTCATCATGGCCGTACCTGCCATTTTCTTTGGTCTTCCGGTCCGCTGGCTTATCGGTAAGAAGGTTCTGCCGGTCCGGACAGTCGTCTTGGCCTCAGGGGCCGCGGGAGCCTGTTCCGTCCTTGGGAGCGGCCTCCTTGCCGCTGCGTCCCTTGCACTCTCAGGCGAGGCCTTTTTGGGGGTCGCACGGCTCATCCTTCTCGCCCACCTGCCTGTTGCAGGCATCGAGGCCGTGATCACTTCCCTTTCCGTCGCTGCCCTTTTACGCATGCGTCCGGAAATGATACTTATCGGCCGCCGAGGCGATCCTCTACAAGATGCGCGAACCCATTCTGCAGGAACCTGCCTGTCTTGTGAAAAAAAGGGGGCAGGTGAGGCTGCGGAACGTGGCTCCAGGACTGATCGCATTGCAAAAACCTAA